One region of Anaeromyxobacter paludicola genomic DNA includes:
- a CDS encoding rod shape-determining protein: MLDWLHNIMSRDLAIDLGTANTLIYIRGVGIVSNEPSVVAVQNESRGGRKVLAVGKEAKEMLGRTPGNIVAIRPMKDGVIADFEITAAMLKYFIQSAHNRKSFVKPRIIIGIPSGITEVEKRAVREAAESAGAREVYLIEQPMAAAIGAGLPITEPSGNMIVDIGGGTSDVAVISLGGIVYSRSVRVAGDKMDEAIIQHIKRKYNLLIGERTAELIKMGIGTAYPSEEELSMDIKGRDLVAGVPRTLTVTSPEIREALSEPINGIVEAVKVTLERTPPELAGDIADRGIVLAGGGALLKNLDTLLREETGLPVFLAEDPLSAVVIGAGKALEELDILRQVAAHT; the protein is encoded by the coding sequence GTGCTCGACTGGCTCCACAACATCATGTCCCGCGATCTCGCGATCGATCTCGGGACCGCCAACACCCTCATCTACATTCGCGGGGTGGGCATCGTCTCGAACGAGCCCTCCGTGGTCGCCGTGCAGAACGAGTCGCGCGGGGGCCGCAAGGTGCTCGCGGTCGGCAAGGAGGCGAAGGAGATGCTCGGGCGCACCCCGGGCAACATCGTCGCCATCCGGCCGATGAAGGACGGCGTCATCGCCGACTTCGAGATCACGGCGGCGATGCTCAAGTACTTCATCCAGTCCGCCCACAACCGGAAGTCGTTCGTGAAGCCGCGCATCATCATCGGCATCCCGAGCGGCATCACCGAGGTGGAGAAGCGGGCGGTGCGCGAGGCGGCGGAGTCGGCCGGCGCGCGCGAGGTCTACCTGATCGAGCAGCCCATGGCCGCGGCCATCGGCGCGGGCCTCCCCATCACCGAGCCGTCCGGCAACATGATCGTGGACATCGGCGGCGGCACGTCCGACGTCGCGGTGATCTCGCTCGGCGGCATCGTCTACAGCCGCTCGGTGCGCGTCGCCGGCGACAAGATGGACGAGGCGATCATCCAGCACATCAAGCGCAAGTACAACCTCCTCATCGGCGAGCGCACCGCCGAGCTCATCAAGATGGGCATCGGCACCGCCTATCCGTCCGAGGAGGAGCTCTCGATGGACATCAAGGGGCGCGACCTCGTCGCCGGCGTGCCCCGCACCCTCACCGTCACCTCGCCGGAGATCCGCGAGGCGCTCTCCGAGCCCATCAACGGGATCGTCGAGGCGGTGAAGGTCACCCTCGAGCGCACGCCGCCCGAGCTCGCCGGCGACATCGCCGACCGCGGCATCGTCCTCGCCGGCGGCGGCGCGCTGCTCAAGAACCTCGACACCCTGCTCCGGGAGGAGACCGGGCTGCCCGTCTTCCTGGCAGAGGATCCGCTCTCCGCGGTGGTGATCGGCGCCGGCAAGGCGCTCGAGGAGCTCGACATCCTCCGCCAGGTGGCGGCGCACACCTAG
- a CDS encoding cytochrome b/b6 domain-containing protein, translating into MRPTLIAIVLCLSAAAAPARAGEAKKSDNQLSADAQACLGCHAEAQGTDKPAIDAKAFLGSVHAGIADCTDCHQGYKPDGMHSEGLPQLTGPDADRVAKLAAARRPGEPKPTGERGPGEPVTVSPRAFVACGNCHSEVADQYWGSVHAKSILEPGKVAGATCVSCHGAIHAVQPLVAKDAKGHRPQGDASMRALATRCEKCHANEEYAKAAGLNPEVGVTYRDSIHGRQVAVGNPRAPNCSDCHGGHGILAKADPASTVAGHNRALTCGKCHPGANDTFASVIAHRELQEDPRSPIPHYVHLAFSWLTTLTLLFFGFHVLIDFLWEIRRRLSRKAGHHVEPELAEKTVKRFDIHQRIQHWLLLSGCILLGLTGWPLRGAGYLEKPEALESSRKALALFGGAHAAGLWHRFAAVLLIVSGVYHVLYLAFLAQKRALPFSMLPMPKDALDIRDNILHMLGLKKERPRFERFNYMEKFDYWAVFWGCAMMIGTGFIFWFPVTFAKFLPHWALSVAQIIHGEEATLAILFLFVVHFYNVHLRPSIFPMNWTWLTGETTLEFMKDEHPLEYEKAEEKKELP; encoded by the coding sequence ATGCGTCCTACGCTCATCGCCATCGTCCTCTGTCTCTCCGCCGCGGCCGCCCCCGCCCGCGCCGGCGAGGCGAAGAAGTCCGACAACCAGCTCTCCGCCGACGCCCAGGCCTGCCTCGGCTGCCACGCGGAGGCGCAGGGCACCGACAAGCCGGCCATCGACGCCAAGGCGTTCCTCGGCTCGGTCCACGCCGGCATCGCCGACTGCACCGACTGCCACCAGGGCTACAAGCCCGACGGCATGCACTCCGAGGGGCTGCCGCAGCTCACCGGCCCCGACGCCGACCGCGTCGCCAAGCTCGCCGCCGCCCGCCGTCCGGGCGAGCCGAAGCCGACCGGCGAGCGTGGCCCGGGCGAGCCGGTCACGGTCTCGCCGCGCGCCTTCGTCGCCTGCGGCAACTGCCACTCCGAGGTGGCCGACCAGTACTGGGGCTCGGTCCACGCGAAGTCGATCCTCGAGCCGGGCAAGGTGGCGGGCGCGACCTGCGTCTCCTGCCACGGCGCCATCCACGCGGTGCAGCCGCTCGTCGCCAAGGACGCGAAGGGCCACCGCCCGCAGGGCGACGCCAGCATGCGCGCCCTGGCGACGCGCTGCGAGAAGTGCCACGCCAACGAGGAGTACGCGAAGGCGGCCGGCCTGAACCCCGAGGTGGGCGTCACCTACCGCGACTCGATCCACGGCCGCCAGGTGGCGGTCGGCAACCCGCGCGCGCCGAACTGCTCGGACTGCCACGGCGGCCACGGCATCCTCGCCAAGGCCGACCCGGCCTCCACGGTGGCCGGCCACAACCGCGCCCTCACCTGCGGCAAGTGCCACCCCGGCGCGAACGACACCTTCGCCTCGGTCATCGCCCACCGCGAGCTGCAGGAGGACCCGCGGAGCCCGATCCCGCACTACGTCCACCTCGCCTTCTCCTGGCTCACCACCCTGACGCTGCTCTTCTTCGGCTTCCACGTGCTCATCGACTTCCTCTGGGAGATCCGCCGCCGCCTCTCCCGCAAGGCGGGGCACCACGTCGAGCCGGAGCTGGCCGAGAAGACGGTGAAGCGCTTCGACATCCACCAGCGCATCCAGCACTGGCTGTTGCTCTCGGGCTGCATCCTGCTCGGGCTCACCGGCTGGCCGCTCCGCGGCGCCGGCTACCTCGAGAAGCCGGAGGCGCTCGAGTCGTCGCGCAAGGCGCTGGCGCTCTTCGGCGGCGCGCACGCGGCCGGCCTGTGGCACCGCTTCGCGGCCGTGCTGCTCATCGTGTCGGGCGTCTACCACGTCCTCTACCTGGCGTTCCTCGCCCAGAAGCGCGCGCTCCCCTTCAGCATGCTGCCGATGCCGAAGGACGCGCTCGACATCCGCGACAACATCCTCCACATGCTCGGCCTGAAGAAGGAGCGCCCCAGGTTCGAGCGCTTCAATTACATGGAGAAGTTCGACTACTGGGCCGTGTTCTGGGGCTGCGCGATGATGATCGGCACCGGGTTCATCTTCTGGTTCCCGGTGACGTTCGCGAAGTTCCTGCCGCACTGGGCCCTGTCGGTGGCGCAGATCATCCACGGCGAGGAGGCGACGCTCGCGATCCTCTTCCTCTTCGTGGTGCACTTCTACAACGTGCACCTGCGCCCCTCGATCTTCCCCATGAACTGGACCTGGCTCACCGGTGAGACCACGCTCGAGTTCATGAAGGACGAGCACCCGCTCGAGTACGAGAAGGCCGAGGAGAAGAAGGAGCTGCCGTAG
- a CDS encoding sensor histidine kinase: MITLRVKLFALIAGITIFSTTGVTAVALWRDLQRSQELLAREGAALAASVAPAATRWVNPDGAAPAGRAALALLVNQLVTGAPVARAWVVDRFGKVLACADPSGKGCPEGAPTVFTPAQSPLEVVTRLVEPEGIVAGAPILRDGQLVGAVRVEFEHEQVLGSAWRLAWTASALAAVWIFLGHVLAVVLLRTITRPLTEVSEASEALARDEAGRQLEVPQERELAEVVKAFNAMSQRLAERRVENERLIEGLEARVAQKTRDVLRADRLATLGGIAAGFAHELGNSLNVIRGFTAVALRELPDEHPNRPDLEAVRRETQRAAGLLERFLVFARSRDAVTQPQSIEPVLREAVEVVGPAAAQARVATSVEVAPDLPEVNADADMLRQAFLNLCVNALQAMPEGGALRASARAEGGEVLVEVRDSGPGIPPEVAAHVFEPFYTTKASGTGLGLAIVRQAAETHGGAVEVESPPGGGALFRMRLPVAGAAAGAGGGARAAPV, translated from the coding sequence GTGATCACGCTCCGGGTCAAGCTCTTCGCCCTCATCGCGGGCATCACCATCTTCTCGACCACCGGCGTGACCGCGGTGGCCCTCTGGCGGGACCTGCAGCGCTCGCAGGAGCTGCTCGCCCGCGAGGGCGCCGCCCTGGCCGCCAGTGTGGCACCGGCGGCCACGCGATGGGTGAACCCCGACGGGGCCGCGCCCGCCGGCCGGGCCGCCCTCGCGCTGCTCGTCAACCAGCTCGTGACCGGCGCGCCGGTGGCGCGCGCCTGGGTGGTGGACCGCTTCGGCAAGGTGCTCGCCTGCGCCGATCCGTCGGGGAAGGGGTGCCCCGAGGGCGCCCCGACCGTCTTCACCCCGGCGCAGAGCCCGCTCGAGGTGGTGACGCGGCTGGTCGAGCCGGAGGGGATCGTCGCCGGCGCGCCCATCCTGCGCGACGGCCAGCTCGTCGGCGCGGTGCGGGTCGAGTTCGAGCACGAGCAGGTGCTCGGGAGCGCCTGGCGGCTCGCCTGGACCGCCTCGGCGCTGGCGGCGGTCTGGATCTTCCTCGGCCACGTGCTCGCGGTGGTCCTGCTCCGCACCATCACCCGGCCGCTCACCGAGGTGAGCGAGGCCTCCGAGGCGCTGGCGCGCGACGAGGCGGGCCGGCAGCTCGAGGTGCCGCAGGAGCGCGAGCTCGCCGAGGTGGTGAAGGCCTTCAACGCCATGTCGCAGCGGCTCGCCGAGCGGCGGGTCGAGAACGAGCGGCTCATCGAGGGGCTGGAGGCGCGCGTCGCCCAGAAGACCCGGGACGTGCTGCGGGCCGACCGGCTCGCCACCCTGGGCGGCATCGCCGCCGGGTTCGCGCACGAGCTCGGCAACTCGCTCAACGTGATCCGCGGCTTCACCGCGGTGGCGCTGCGCGAGCTCCCGGACGAGCACCCGAACCGGCCCGACCTCGAGGCGGTGCGGCGCGAGACCCAGCGCGCGGCCGGGCTCCTCGAGCGGTTCCTGGTCTTCGCCCGCTCGCGCGACGCGGTCACGCAGCCGCAGTCGATCGAGCCCGTGCTGCGGGAGGCGGTCGAGGTGGTCGGCCCGGCGGCGGCGCAGGCGCGGGTCGCGACCTCGGTGGAGGTGGCCCCGGACCTGCCCGAGGTGAACGCCGACGCCGACATGCTCCGCCAGGCCTTCCTGAACCTGTGCGTCAACGCGCTCCAGGCCATGCCCGAGGGCGGGGCGCTCCGGGCGAGCGCCCGCGCCGAGGGGGGCGAGGTGCTGGTCGAGGTCCGCGACTCGGGCCCGGGGATCCCGCCCGAGGTGGCGGCGCACGTCTTCGAGCCCTTCTACACGACCAAGGCGAGCGGGACCGGGCTCGGCCTCGCCATCGTCCGCCAGGCCGCCGAGACCCACGGGGGCGCGGTGGAGGTGGAGAGCCCGCCGGGCGGCGGGGCCCTGTTCCGGATGCGGCTGCCGGTCGCCGGGGCCGCCGCCGGGGCCGGGGGTGGGGCCCGGGCCGCCCCGGTGTAG